One genomic region from Pseudoduganella lutea encodes:
- a CDS encoding flagellar motor switch protein FliG: MNANLNDLAPIEGATLSPVEQAAIVLLSIGEEQAAAVLRCLSREELLEVTQVMSRMSGIKVEAVKGAIQTFFDDYRQQSGVHGASRQYLKRSLDLALGGDIANTVLNNIYGDELRPKMARLQWASPKWLADYIANEHVRIQAVFLSFLPPALAGQIVDGLPMEGRDLVLLSLARLDEIDRDLLAELDELVDRCLGSFDMQSTSIEGVKQVAEILNRLPGNRAQVVELLRAHDPSIVEQIELSMYDFLILATQTEAVLSRLIEEVPLEQWSIALKGAEPSILNAVLKTMPKRQAQAFEDMMRRAGPVPMSRIEAARSEIMATVKALADAGEVEVQLFAETVVE; the protein is encoded by the coding sequence ATGAACGCGAATCTGAACGATCTGGCACCGATCGAAGGTGCGACCCTCTCCCCCGTCGAACAGGCCGCCATCGTGCTGCTGTCGATCGGCGAGGAACAGGCGGCGGCCGTGCTGCGTTGCCTGTCCCGCGAGGAACTGCTGGAAGTCACGCAAGTCATGTCCCGGATGAGCGGCATCAAGGTCGAAGCCGTGAAAGGCGCGATCCAGACCTTCTTCGACGACTACCGCCAGCAGTCCGGCGTGCACGGCGCGTCGCGCCAGTACCTGAAGCGCTCGCTGGACCTGGCGCTGGGCGGCGACATCGCCAACACCGTGCTCAACAACATCTACGGCGATGAACTGCGCCCGAAGATGGCCCGCCTGCAGTGGGCGTCGCCGAAATGGCTGGCCGATTACATCGCCAACGAGCACGTACGTATCCAGGCCGTGTTCCTGTCCTTCCTGCCGCCGGCGCTGGCTGGCCAGATCGTCGACGGCCTGCCGATGGAAGGCCGCGACCTGGTGCTGCTGTCGCTGGCCCGCCTGGACGAGATCGACCGCGACCTGCTGGCCGAGCTCGACGAGCTGGTGGACCGCTGCCTGGGGTCGTTCGACATGCAGAGCACGAGCATCGAAGGTGTCAAGCAGGTTGCCGAGATCCTCAACCGCCTGCCGGGCAACCGTGCCCAGGTCGTGGAACTGCTGCGTGCGCATGACCCGTCGATCGTGGAACAGATCGAACTGTCGATGTACGACTTCCTGATCCTGGCCACGCAGACCGAAGCCGTGCTGTCGCGCCTGATCGAGGAAGTGCCGCTGGAGCAATGGTCGATCGCGCTGAAAGGCGCCGAGCCGTCGATCCTTAACGCCGTGCTGAAGACGATGCCGAAGCGCCAGGCGCAGGCATTCGAGGACATGATGCGCCGCGCCGGCCCCGTGCCGATGTCGCGCATCGAGGCGGCCCGCTCGGAAATCATGGCCACCGTCAAGGCCCTGGCCGATGCCGGCGAAGTGGAGGTGCAGCTGTTCGCGGAAACGGTGGTCGAATGA